From a region of the Lactuca sativa cultivar Salinas chromosome 4, Lsat_Salinas_v11, whole genome shotgun sequence genome:
- the LOC111876813 gene encoding LOW QUALITY PROTEIN: BTB/POZ domain-containing protein At2g46260-like (The sequence of the model RefSeq protein was modified relative to this genomic sequence to represent the inferred CDS: deleted 1 base in 1 codon; substituted 1 base at 1 genomic stop codon) → MNSSYSSEVGRDNNDFGFAFNDSKFSDRLLCIEIVSEPLGFTPHGEGSISLAARNRKRRREDITEENVFAVDNAAEYSDEQVLNQPDHILDNGKDNEIQDEEQESMIEESHTPLDDIDSFFNIDFXCLSVPRVKTIHISSPILAAKSPFFYKLFSNGMKESEEPNVNLQINASEEAAFMELLNFIYSNTLTSTSAHALLDVLMAADKFEVSSCMKQCSSLLRDLPMTHELALLYLDLPSTVSMAEAVQPLTNAAKQFLTVRYKDITKSRDIILNLPLAAFEAILSSDDLQVPCEDAIYDFVLKWARIHYPKMEERREILTTRLAKCIRFPYMTCKKLRTVMTCDDFDPKFAQEVVLEALFFKAESKSPNKNPNPPRAYELRPVKVVRFKLPRQQCIVYLDLKREECESLFPSGTIYTEVFRFGRKVFSLAVQCIMSQQSERHFGLLLGMQEKGLGPFTVSYEFAARLKPNEEYSNINKGTHNFTSGKAFGYWIPWNSFICDQSNYFINGVLHLRAVITLIRQPPKRQI, encoded by the exons ATGAACTCTAGCTATTCGTCTGAAGTCGGTCGCGACAACAACGACTTTGGTTTTGCATTCAACGATAGCAAGTTCTCCGATCGTCTTCTTTGCATCGAGATCGTTTCCGAGCCGCTAGGGTTTACACCACACGGAGAGGGTAGTATCAGCCTGGCCGCTCGAAATCGCAAACGCCGTAGAGAAGATATTACAGAAGAAAACG TGTTCGCTGTCGACAATGCTGCTGAATATTCAGATGAACAAGTTCTCAATCAGCCCGATCATATTCTTGATAATGGCAAGGACAATGAAATCCAAGATGAAGAGCAGGAATCAATGATTGAAGAATCACATACTCCATTAG ATGACATTGATTCATTCTTCAACATTGAC TTTTAATGTTTATCAGTTCCAAGAGTTAAAACCATACATATTAGCTCCCCTATTTTAGCTGCAAAGAGTCCATTTTTCTACAAG CTCTTTTCAAACGGGATGAAAGAATCAGAAGAACCCAATGTAAACCTGCAAATCAATGCCTCGG AGGAAGCTGCCTTTATGGAACTCCTGAACTTCATATACAGCAATACCTTGACATCAACTTCTGCTCATGCTCTTCTTGATGTTCTAATGGCTGCTGACAAATTTGAAGTCTCTTCATGCATGAAACAATGCAGCAGTCTGTTAAGAGATCTGCCTATGACACATGAATTAGCATTACTTTATCTCGATCTTCCTTCCACTGTTTCAATGGCTGAAGCAGTTCAGCCATTAACAAATGCTGCAAAACAGTTCTTAACTGTCCGCTACAAAGACATAACCAA GTCTCGAGACATTATTCTCAATTTACCCCTTGCCGCGTTTGAGGCGATTTTGTCAAGCGACGACCTCCAGGTGCCATGCGAGGATGCAATTTACGATTTTGTCCTCAAGTGGGCCCGGATTCACTACCCTAAGATGGAAGAACGACGCGAAATTTTAACAACACGTCTAGCAAAATGTATCCGGTTTCCTTACATGACATGCAAAAAGCTGAGAACAGTCATGACATGTGACGATTTTGACCCTAAATTCGCACAAGAAGTGGTACTCGAAGCCCTCTTTTTCAAAGCAGAATCTAAATCCCctaacaaaaaccctaatcccccaCGGGCCTACGAGTTAAGACCCGTGAAGGTTGTAAGGTTCAAGCTGCCACGTCAGCAATGCATTGTATACTTGGATTTAAAACGTGAGGAGTGTGAAAGTTTGTTTCCTTCAGGAACAATTTACACGGAAGTGTTTCGTTTTGGGCGAAAAGTGTTTTCTTTGGCTGTGCAATGTATCATGAGCCAACAAAGTGAGCGTCATTTCGGGCTTTTACTAGGGATGCAGGAAAAAGGTTTGGGCCCATTTACGGTTAGTTATGAGTTTGCGGCCCGGTTAAAGCCCAACGAGGAGTATAGTAATATAAATAAAGGGACTCATAATTTTACAAGTGGAAAAGCTTTTGGTTATTGGATACCTTGGAATTCATTTATTTGTGATCaaagtaattattttattaatggtgTTCTTCACCTTAGGGCTGTGATTACCCTTATTAGGCAACCACCAAAACGACAAATTTAA
- the LOC111876783 gene encoding protein CURVATURE THYLAKOID 1A, chloroplastic: MATAAMASTAVFLPRLPTGIATARCTALPNLPPRPFPTSIKLVSESKRSSHFHVKASEDASSSSSIDTDELFTSLKEKWDAVENKPTVIIYGGGAFVALWLSSVIIGAINKLPLLPNVMELVGVGYSGWFVYKYLLFESSRKELAAKIESIKKEISET, translated from the exons ATGGCCACGGCGGCAATGGCGTCTACCGCCGTCTTCTTACCTCGTCTCCCAACCGGCATCGCCACCGCCCGTTGTACCGCCTTACCTAACCTCCCACCTCGTCCATTTCCGACTTCAATCAAACTGGTTTCAG AGTCAAAAAGGTCATCTCACTTCCATGTCAAGGCCTCAGAAGatgcatcatcatcatcctccATTGATACTGATGAGTTGTTCACCAGCCTAAAGGAAAAG TGGGATGCAGTTGAAAACAAACCAACAGTCATAATCTATGGAGGAGGAGCATTTGTTGCTCTTTGGCTATCTTCTGTTATTATTGGTGCCATCAACAAACTCCCATTG CTTCCTAATGTCATGGAGTTGGTAGGAGTTGGATACAGTGGCTGGTTTGTCTACAAATATCTTCTCTTTGAG TCAAGCAGGAAAGAATTGGCTGCAAAGATCGAATCAATCAAGAAGGAAATCTCAGAAACATAG